Proteins encoded together in one Lachnospiraceae bacterium JLR.KK008 window:
- the rho gene encoding transcription termination factor Rho translates to MREKYESLALADLKAIAKSRGIRGTSTMKKAQVVEAMLEMDARAGQAGPADSDTGTSERNDSVEEAGGSAGAERSERPERPEGSVRAERSERSEGSARVERIERIQRPDRADRSERPERSERDKAENEKALAELDSGELANGILEVMPDGYGFIRCENYLPGENDVYVAPSQIRRFGLKTGDIVEGNTRVKTQAEKFSALLFVKRINGYMPDAAARRRNFEDMTPIFPDKRLRMETPGASVAMRIMDLMSPVGKGQRGMIVSPPKAGKTTLLKEVAKSIKKNNPEMHLIILLIDERPEEVTDIREVIEGPNVEVIYSTFDELPEHHKRVSEMVIERAKRLVEHGRDVTILLDSITRLTRAYNLVVPPSGRTLSGGLDPAALHMPKRFFGAARNMREGGSLTILATALVETGSKMDDVIYEEFKGTGNMEMVLDRKLSERRVFPAIDIPKSGTRREDLLLSQEELEAINIMRKALNTMKPEEAVDKILDMFSRTRNNTEFVGMVKKIKFF, encoded by the coding sequence ATGAGAGAAAAGTATGAGTCGCTGGCTTTGGCGGATCTGAAAGCGATCGCAAAGTCGAGGGGGATCAGAGGCACTTCCACGATGAAAAAGGCTCAGGTTGTGGAGGCGATGCTGGAGATGGATGCCAGAGCAGGGCAGGCCGGTCCGGCAGACAGTGACACAGGGACTTCCGAAAGGAATGACAGTGTGGAGGAGGCCGGGGGAAGTGCGGGAGCAGAGAGGAGCGAGCGGCCCGAGCGGCCGGAGGGAAGCGTGAGAGCGGAACGGAGCGAGCGGTCAGAGGGAAGTGCGAGAGTGGAGCGGATTGAGCGGATACAGCGTCCGGATCGGGCGGACAGAAGCGAGAGGCCGGAGCGCAGTGAGAGAGACAAGGCGGAGAATGAGAAAGCGCTGGCTGAGCTTGACAGCGGAGAGCTGGCCAACGGTATTCTGGAAGTGATGCCGGACGGATATGGGTTTATCCGCTGTGAAAATTATCTGCCGGGAGAGAACGATGTGTATGTGGCGCCCAGTCAGATCCGCCGTTTCGGGCTGAAGACAGGCGACATCGTGGAAGGCAATACGAGAGTGAAGACGCAGGCGGAAAAGTTCAGCGCACTGCTGTTTGTGAAAAGGATCAACGGATATATGCCGGATGCAGCGGCGCGCCGTCGCAATTTTGAGGATATGACGCCCATTTTCCCGGATAAACGGCTGCGTATGGAGACGCCGGGCGCGAGTGTGGCGATGCGCATTATGGACCTGATGAGCCCGGTAGGCAAGGGACAGAGAGGCATGATCGTATCTCCTCCAAAAGCGGGTAAGACGACACTTTTAAAAGAAGTAGCGAAGTCGATCAAGAAAAATAATCCGGAGATGCACCTGATCATTCTTTTGATTGATGAGCGCCCTGAGGAAGTGACAGATATACGGGAAGTGATTGAAGGACCGAATGTGGAGGTGATTTATTCCACATTTGACGAGCTTCCGGAACATCATAAAAGAGTGTCGGAGATGGTCATTGAGCGGGCAAAACGACTCGTGGAGCACGGACGTGATGTGACGATTCTGCTGGACAGCATTACGAGACTTACAAGGGCATACAACCTTGTCGTACCGCCGAGCGGCAGGACATTATCAGGCGGTCTGGACCCGGCGGCCCTTCATATGCCGAAACGCTTTTTCGGAGCGGCGAGAAATATGCGGGAAGGAGGCAGTCTGACGATCCTTGCCACGGCGCTTGTGGAAACCGGGAGTAAGATGGACGACGTGATATACGAGGAATTTAAGGGAACCGGCAACATGGAGATGGTGCTTGACCGAAAACTGTCGGAGCGCCGTGTGTTCCCGGCCATTGACATACCAAAGTCCGGTACGAGGCGGGAAGACCTGCTGCTCAGTCAGGAAGAGCTGGAGGCGATCAACATTATGCGTAAGGCACTGAACACGATGAAGCCGGAGGAGGCAGTAGATAAGATTCTTGATATGTTCTCCAGAACAAGGAATAATACAGAATTTGTAGGTATGGTAAAGAAAATTAAATTCTTCTAA
- the prfA gene encoding peptide chain release factor 1, with product MFDKLEDLINRFEEIMNELNEPDVANNQERFRRLMKEQSDLTPIVEAYKEYKKCRQDIEDSLAMLEEESDAEMREMLKEELVGGKKRVEELEQELKILLLPKDPNDDKNVIVEIRAGAGGDEAALFAAEIYRMYVHYAEGRRWKVETAEAEEIGIGGMKSVTFMITGAGAYSVMKYESGVHRVQRVPETESGGRIHTSTITVAVMPEAEEVDVQIDEKDIRIDVMRASGNGGQCVNTTDSAVRLTHYPTGIVVYSQTEKSQLQNKAKAFALLRAKLYDMECQKAHDAEAEARRSQIGTGDRSEKIRTYNFPQGRVTDHRINLTLYKLDKIMNGDIQEIIDACIAADQAAKLAKMGEA from the coding sequence ATGTTTGATAAATTAGAAGATCTGATCAACAGATTTGAAGAGATTATGAACGAGTTGAATGAGCCTGATGTGGCGAACAATCAGGAGCGTTTCCGCAGGCTGATGAAAGAACAGAGCGATCTGACACCGATCGTAGAGGCTTATAAAGAATATAAGAAATGCCGGCAGGACATTGAGGACAGTCTGGCCATGCTGGAGGAGGAAAGTGATGCGGAGATGCGGGAGATGCTCAAGGAAGAGCTGGTCGGCGGTAAGAAGCGGGTGGAGGAGCTGGAGCAGGAGCTGAAAATATTACTGCTGCCAAAAGATCCCAATGATGATAAGAACGTGATCGTAGAGATCCGTGCGGGCGCAGGCGGAGATGAGGCGGCACTGTTTGCGGCGGAGATTTACCGTATGTATGTGCATTATGCAGAGGGCAGACGATGGAAGGTAGAGACGGCAGAGGCGGAGGAGATCGGCATCGGCGGCATGAAGAGTGTGACCTTTATGATTACGGGAGCGGGCGCTTATTCTGTGATGAAGTATGAGAGCGGCGTGCACCGGGTACAGCGTGTACCGGAGACCGAGTCCGGAGGCCGGATTCACACTTCCACAATTACGGTGGCGGTTATGCCGGAGGCGGAAGAAGTGGACGTACAGATCGATGAGAAAGACATCCGTATTGATGTGATGCGTGCGTCCGGTAACGGCGGACAGTGTGTGAATACGACGGACTCAGCGGTGCGTCTGACGCACTATCCGACTGGCATTGTCGTGTACAGCCAGACGGAGAAATCGCAGCTTCAAAATAAGGCCAAGGCGTTTGCTCTTCTGCGGGCCAAGTTGTATGACATGGAATGCCAGAAGGCGCATGATGCGGAGGCAGAGGCGAGAAGGAGCCAGATCGGCACGGGAGACCGTTCCGAAAAGATACGTACGTACAATTTCCCGCAGGGGCGTGTGACGGATCACCGGATCAATCTGACACTGTATAAGCTGGATAAAATCATGAACGGAGATATTCAGGAGATTATTGACGCCTGCATTGCCGCCGATCAGGCGGCCAAGCTGGCAAAGATGGGAGAGGCATAG
- a CDS encoding arsenate reductase family protein produces MLFLWYPKCSTCQKAKKWLDEHEISYEMRDIKTENPNAEELAAWYEKSGLEIKKFFNTSGLIYKSMNLKEKLPQMSEQEKLELLATDGMLVKRPLLIAENGVLTGFKVSAWEELLAE; encoded by the coding sequence ATGTTGTTTTTATGGTATCCGAAATGCAGTACTTGTCAGAAGGCAAAAAAATGGCTTGATGAACATGAGATCTCTTATGAGATGAGGGATATAAAGACAGAGAATCCGAATGCGGAAGAGCTTGCGGCCTGGTATGAAAAGAGTGGATTGGAGATTAAAAAGTTTTTCAATACGAGCGGTCTCATCTATAAGTCAATGAATCTGAAAGAAAAATTACCACAGATGTCGGAACAGGAGAAGCTGGAGCTTCTTGCCACAGACGGTATGCTCGTAAAACGTCCTCTGCTTATTGCGGAGAACGGAGTACTGACAGGGTTTAAAGTATCGGCATGGGAGGAACTGCTCGCAGAGTAA
- a CDS encoding DUF1385 domain-containing protein, producing MRKKCNRSCGIGGQAVLEGVMMKNKDAYAVAVRKPDGEIVVETEEFHGVLHGSVLKKIPFVRGIFQFLDSMILGMRTLTFSASFYEDGEEKQKGNKPSLFEKIFGDKAEDIAMGLTMAVSLVLAVAVFMILPFFLSSLMGSYVRNASLLAILEGVIRIVIFVLYVVGISAMKDIHRLYQYHGAEHKCINCIEKGRPLTVHNVMRSSRQHKRCGTSFLLFVMFVSVVLFFFIRVEHPVYRVAVRIALVPVIAGISYEIIRLAGNSNNIFVRMLSAPGMWLQKLTTKEPDEAMVAVAIASVEAVFDWKAYLKETFGYDVDDSWLTDGAGDDEEEDEMDSSAVGKEMAASDSDEEMADAGGQRTESNVEESR from the coding sequence ATGAGGAAGAAATGCAATCGTTCCTGTGGTATCGGCGGACAGGCGGTGCTGGAAGGCGTTATGATGAAAAACAAAGACGCCTATGCGGTGGCGGTCAGGAAACCGGACGGGGAGATCGTTGTCGAGACAGAAGAGTTTCACGGGGTGCTGCATGGCAGCGTGCTGAAAAAGATTCCCTTTGTGCGTGGTATCTTTCAGTTTCTTGATTCGATGATACTTGGTATGCGTACACTGACATTTTCGGCTTCTTTTTATGAGGACGGGGAAGAGAAACAGAAGGGCAATAAGCCTTCTTTGTTTGAAAAGATATTTGGCGATAAGGCAGAGGACATAGCGATGGGGCTTACGATGGCTGTCTCTCTCGTGCTGGCGGTGGCGGTCTTTATGATATTGCCCTTTTTTCTCTCCAGCCTGATGGGCAGTTATGTGCGCAATGCCTCGCTTCTGGCGATTCTGGAGGGTGTGATCCGCATTGTGATCTTTGTGTTGTATGTCGTTGGCATCTCGGCGATGAAGGACATTCACCGATTATACCAGTACCACGGAGCGGAACACAAATGTATTAACTGTATCGAAAAAGGACGTCCGCTGACCGTGCACAACGTGATGCGCAGTTCCAGGCAGCATAAGCGCTGTGGAACGAGCTTTTTGCTGTTTGTCATGTTCGTCAGTGTAGTTCTGTTCTTTTTTATCCGGGTGGAGCATCCGGTATACCGGGTAGCGGTCCGCATTGCGCTGGTTCCGGTTATTGCGGGAATCTCCTATGAGATCATCCGTCTGGCGGGAAACAGCAACAATATTTTTGTGAGAATGCTCTCTGCGCCGGGCATGTGGCTGCAAAAACTGACGACGAAGGAGCCGGATGAAGCGATGGTGGCGGTGGCGATTGCTTCCGTGGAAGCAGTGTTTGACTGGAAAGCCTATCTGAAGGAAACGTTTGGATATGATGTCGACGATTCATGGCTGACAGACGGAGCGGGCGATGATGAGGAAGAGGATGAGATGGATTCTTCAGCCGTCGGTAAGGAGATGGCAGCCTCAGACAGTGACGAAGAGATGGCAGACGCAGGCGGTCAAAGGACGGAAAGCAATGTTGAGGAAAGCAGATAG
- the prmC gene encoding peptide chain release factor N(5)-glutamine methyltransferase, producing the protein MQYRELYEYGVKCLREADIAEAELDARLLLEHICHTDRNTLLVHGEREVGPGQEKRYAEQIIERKRHVPLQYITGVQEFMGLTFEVNPHVLIPRQDTELLVEEAMKELHDGMDILDMCTGSGCILLSLLHYSNDCSGVGADVSQQALDTAARNAAALSVKGAEFVRSDLFAGLEQGRRFDLLVSNPPYIPSAVIPSLMAEVRLHEPHTALDGKADGLYFYRTISREAKSYLYRGASVFFEIGYDQGEAVSGILAEEGYREIEVRRDFAGLDRVVKCVFLE; encoded by the coding sequence ATGCAATACCGGGAATTGTATGAGTATGGTGTGAAGTGCCTGCGTGAAGCGGATATTGCGGAGGCGGAGCTGGATGCCCGCCTGTTGCTGGAGCATATATGCCATACAGACAGGAACACGCTGCTTGTTCATGGTGAGAGGGAAGTCGGGCCCGGGCAGGAAAAGCGTTACGCAGAACAGATCATAGAGAGAAAGCGGCATGTTCCGCTGCAATATATTACAGGTGTGCAGGAATTTATGGGGCTTACGTTTGAGGTGAACCCTCATGTGCTTATTCCACGGCAGGATACGGAACTGCTCGTGGAGGAGGCTATGAAGGAGCTGCATGATGGCATGGATATTCTGGATATGTGCACCGGAAGTGGCTGTATCCTGCTCAGTCTGCTGCATTACTCCAATGACTGCAGTGGTGTCGGCGCCGACGTCTCGCAACAGGCGCTGGACACTGCAGCCCGGAATGCGGCGGCGCTTTCCGTGAAAGGCGCGGAATTCGTGCGGAGCGATTTGTTTGCGGGACTGGAACAGGGACGCAGGTTCGATCTGCTTGTCTCCAACCCGCCTTATATACCATCCGCAGTGATTCCGTCCCTGATGGCGGAAGTGCGTCTGCATGAGCCTCATACCGCGCTGGATGGAAAAGCGGACGGGCTGTATTTCTACCGAACGATCAGCAGGGAAGCAAAATCTTATTTGTACAGAGGCGCCTCCGTGTTTTTTGAGATCGGATATGATCAGGGGGAAGCCGTGAGCGGCATTCTGGCCGAAGAAGGGTATCGGGAGATAGAAGTACGCAGAGACTTTGCCGGACTGGATAGAGTTGTCAAATGCGTGTTTCTGGAATAG
- a CDS encoding FMN-binding protein → MKKRICLALLFLIVLLNGCSLKSEMKDGFYTAEMSDYSHGWKEYLCIFVKDDAIVYAEFNAKDPSGYIKAWDNAYMHNMLATGSTYPNDYTRRYVAQLIETQNPDELDAITGASHSGSNFEKLSAAVIEQARKGDSSIAIVQAGDE, encoded by the coding sequence ATGAAAAAAAGAATTTGTCTTGCACTGCTTTTCCTTATCGTTTTGTTAAACGGATGCAGTTTAAAATCAGAGATGAAAGACGGTTTCTATACCGCAGAGATGTCGGACTATTCTCACGGCTGGAAAGAATATCTGTGTATTTTTGTCAAGGACGATGCGATCGTCTACGCGGAGTTTAACGCCAAGGATCCGAGCGGTTATATCAAGGCGTGGGATAATGCCTACATGCACAATATGCTTGCCACAGGAAGTACATATCCCAACGACTACACGCGCAGATATGTGGCACAGCTGATCGAAACACAAAATCCGGATGAACTGGACGCCATCACCGGCGCCAGCCACTCCGGCAGCAACTTTGAAAAATTATCTGCTGCTGTCATCGAGCAGGCACGCAAAGGGGATTCTTCCATCGCCATCGTTCAAGCCGGAGATGAATAG
- a CDS encoding methyl-accepting chemotaxis protein, translating into MSVSILLAALITITMAVGTIHSANTILLDNMQITTRIASQSISSNLHLLTERMFNLSAESVFSDPSVPAEQKQARIDEIQTLIEFVWIAAYDPSGQKLYGDDLAPASIADTKYYSYLTQTQSTVIGEPYEEDGLLQLCVGTTLKNDDQVTGYLIGSYKYDLLHDVLSLLILGDTGSACIINEEGIIIGDSSKQKIIEQQNIYDLYTSDKNAEIFDRARAFQTGSALTYMKHVNHYVGYAPIPGTNWSLLVKVPQNEYMNVMVASIGVTVVISLLLLLTAAAVITPLARKISDSLLSATKRLQSLANGNLTDSVVRSDSSEETLILTDALDQMITSLNHYREDIQHCLSSLSGGDYTITVPDNFQGDFASIHDSLVNITESLNKTMMRMNQSSMEVNQNSVSVSDHAKSLYDGSLNQAALLTQLESGMSGIMASIEKNKDNVLEIESCSENANEKTLLGDSYMQKMLDAMKQISASIEKISQISLLIEDISSETNLLSLNAAIEAAAAGEAGRGFAVVAAEIGHLSAQTAQALQQTMSITQDAVQTIRQAHETADQTAKAFEQIRQVAEQFHNISSKLSDTVEDQTVAVTAINSQLVSLQDIADANKGLAEEMTDIAADSLSQSESLKDYVSQVKINEMI; encoded by the coding sequence ATGTCTGTATCTATCCTCTTGGCAGCGCTGATTACCATTACGATGGCCGTTGGTACCATCCACTCTGCCAACACAATCTTACTGGATAATATGCAGATCACTACAAGGATTGCTTCTCAAAGCATCAGTTCCAATCTTCATCTGCTCACGGAACGTATGTTCAATCTGTCTGCGGAATCTGTTTTTTCAGATCCTTCCGTTCCGGCAGAGCAAAAACAGGCCCGCATAGATGAAATCCAGACGCTGATCGAATTTGTGTGGATAGCCGCCTATGATCCGTCCGGTCAGAAATTATACGGAGATGATCTCGCACCGGCTTCCATCGCGGACACCAAATATTATTCTTATCTGACCCAGACACAAAGCACTGTTATCGGCGAACCATACGAGGAGGACGGTCTCCTTCAGCTCTGTGTAGGTACCACCCTGAAAAATGATGATCAGGTGACCGGTTATCTCATCGGAAGTTATAAATACGATCTTCTGCACGATGTTCTCAGCCTTCTGATCCTTGGCGACACCGGAAGCGCCTGCATTATCAACGAAGAAGGTATCATCATCGGCGACAGTTCCAAACAGAAGATCATCGAACAGCAAAATATTTACGATTTGTATACCTCAGATAAAAATGCAGAAATATTCGACAGGGCACGCGCCTTTCAGACCGGCTCCGCACTTACATATATGAAGCATGTCAATCACTATGTAGGCTATGCGCCGATTCCCGGTACAAACTGGTCTCTGCTCGTTAAAGTACCACAAAATGAATACATGAACGTTATGGTAGCTTCTATCGGGGTAACTGTCGTGATCTCTCTCCTGTTGCTGCTCACGGCTGCCGCTGTCATCACTCCTCTGGCCCGGAAGATTTCGGACTCTCTGTTGTCTGCGACAAAACGGCTCCAGTCTCTTGCCAATGGCAATCTGACAGATTCGGTCGTCCGCTCGGACAGCAGCGAAGAGACGCTCATCCTCACAGATGCACTTGATCAGATGATCACCAGTCTCAACCATTACAGAGAAGATATTCAACACTGTCTCTCTTCTCTGTCCGGTGGTGACTACACGATAACGGTCCCTGATAACTTTCAGGGCGATTTTGCGTCAATCCATGACTCTCTTGTCAACATTACCGAGTCTCTGAACAAGACAATGATGCGCATGAATCAGTCTTCCATGGAAGTAAACCAGAACTCTGTCAGTGTGTCAGACCATGCAAAGTCTTTATACGATGGCTCTCTGAATCAGGCAGCCCTGCTGACTCAATTAGAAAGCGGTATGTCCGGTATCATGGCTTCCATTGAAAAGAATAAAGACAATGTGCTTGAGATCGAGTCGTGTTCCGAAAACGCCAACGAGAAAACGCTGCTTGGCGACAGTTATATGCAAAAAATGCTGGATGCTATGAAACAGATCAGCGCCTCCATAGAAAAAATATCTCAGATCAGCCTGCTGATTGAAGATATTTCCAGTGAAACCAATCTGCTCTCCCTGAACGCCGCGATTGAAGCCGCTGCTGCCGGTGAGGCGGGGCGCGGTTTTGCAGTCGTTGCCGCTGAGATCGGGCATCTCTCTGCCCAGACTGCACAGGCTTTACAGCAGACAATGAGCATTACCCAGGATGCCGTACAGACGATCCGGCAGGCGCATGAGACTGCTGATCAGACCGCAAAGGCCTTCGAACAGATCAGACAGGTAGCGGAACAATTCCACAATATTTCATCCAAATTGTCCGATACGGTGGAGGACCAGACAGTCGCCGTCACAGCAATCAACTCCCAGCTTGTCTCCTTACAGGACATTGCCGATGCAAACAAAGGACTGGCAGAAGAGATGACCGATATAGCCGCCGACTCACTGTCACAGTCCGAAAGCCTGAAAGATTATGTCTCACAAGTGAAGATAAATGAAATGATATGA
- the rpmE gene encoding 50S ribosomal protein L31 gives MKEGIHPTYYQATVTCNCGNTFVTGSTKPEIHVEVCSKCHSFYTGQQKSARVAGRIDKFNKKYGVESK, from the coding sequence ATGAAAGAAGGAATCCATCCCACATATTATCAGGCAACGGTGACGTGCAACTGTGGAAATACATTTGTGACAGGGTCCACGAAGCCTGAAATCCACGTAGAAGTTTGTTCCAAGTGCCATTCATTCTACACAGGTCAGCAGAAGTCTGCAAGGGTTGCCGGACGAATTGATAAGTTCAATAAGAAATATGGCGTTGAAAGCAAATAG
- a CDS encoding hotdog domain-containing protein — protein sequence MKQYETSHLVKQEDLNHHGTLFAARAAAWFVEAAFVAAGCECGTCEGIVCRNLHDMSFRRPVQKGTIVRFLARVVLTGGSSFTVAVTALNALTEEVCIEGMITFVVTDGCGGKGKCPIRMDEPEDGRERSQRMSAETIRNKQSVKNSFD from the coding sequence ATGAAACAGTATGAGACATCTCATTTGGTAAAGCAGGAAGATCTGAATCACCACGGCACGCTGTTTGCTGCCAGAGCGGCGGCGTGGTTTGTGGAAGCGGCATTTGTGGCGGCAGGCTGTGAATGTGGCACGTGTGAAGGGATCGTGTGCAGAAATCTTCACGACATGTCATTTCGCAGACCGGTGCAGAAGGGAACGATCGTACGCTTTCTGGCGAGGGTGGTTCTGACAGGCGGGAGCAGTTTTACAGTTGCGGTCACAGCGCTGAATGCACTGACGGAAGAAGTCTGCATTGAGGGAATGATTACATTTGTCGTAACCGACGGATGCGGGGGCAAAGGCAAGTGTCCGATCCGGATGGACGAACCGGAAGACGGCAGAGAACGCAGTCAGCGGATGAGTGCGGAAACGATAAGGAATAAGCAGTCTGTAAAGAATTCGTTTGATTAG
- a CDS encoding alpha-galactosidase, producing the protein MSIVYHENSKTFHLYNDVISYLMTVLDNGHIGQLYFGKRVHDKEDFSYLLEQGMRGMCSYLTEDEEPLSLEHIKQEFPVYGTTDYRHSMTEILQNNGSRISDFRYESHVITAGKPKLEGLPATYTEKDEEADTLCIVLKDTLTGIRAELSYSIFEMGGIIARNVRFVNEGSESVHLTRAMSLCLDLPDHDYEWLQLSGCWARERHIISRPLTEGLQAVDSLRGNSSHEQNPFVVLKRRHADEGQGEVLGVSLVYSGNFLIQAQVDTYDTTRLLAGINPYGFDWKLECGGQFQTPEAVLVYSDKGLNGMSQTFHRLYQRRLARGFWRDRERPVLLNNWEATYFDFTQEQLIDIATKAKECGVELFVLDDGWFGSRTGERAGLGDWVANPQRLPGGITGLAERIEALGMKFGLWFEPEMTNKDSDLYRAHPDWILATPDRNQSHGRHQFVLDFSRKEVVDHIHAMMAKILREAKVSYVKWDMNRSITECYCAALPADRQGEVFHRYILGVYDLYERLREEFPQVLFESCASGGGRFDPGMLYYAPQCWTSDDSDAVERLKIQYGTSLCYPLSSMGSHVSASPNHQLLRMTPLHTRANVAYFGTFGYELDLNKLSEQEISQVKEQICFMKKYRRVLQFGTFYRLQSPFESNETIWMAVSEDRSLAIVGWYRVLNGICGAYTRVRLQGLDPDSLYHSQRDDSFCFGDELMNIGLLTSDGASGKTGEGVEPGMDFDSRIYVLEAVAQSGK; encoded by the coding sequence ATGAGCATTGTATATCATGAGAACAGTAAAACCTTTCATCTGTATAACGATGTCATCAGTTATCTGATGACCGTGCTGGACAACGGACATATCGGACAGTTATATTTCGGAAAACGGGTCCATGACAAAGAAGATTTTTCTTACCTGCTGGAACAAGGGATGCGGGGGATGTGTTCGTATCTTACCGAGGACGAAGAACCGCTGTCACTAGAGCATATCAAGCAGGAATTTCCGGTCTATGGAACGACGGATTACCGTCATTCGATGACGGAAATCTTGCAAAATAATGGCAGCCGCATCTCGGATTTTCGCTATGAAAGCCATGTTATCACGGCGGGTAAGCCAAAACTGGAAGGACTTCCCGCTACCTATACGGAGAAGGACGAAGAGGCGGACACATTATGTATCGTCTTGAAAGATACTCTCACAGGAATCCGTGCGGAACTGTCTTACAGTATTTTCGAGATGGGTGGGATCATTGCCCGAAATGTCCGTTTTGTCAATGAAGGCAGTGAGAGTGTGCATCTGACGCGGGCAATGAGTCTGTGTCTGGATTTACCCGATCATGACTATGAATGGCTGCAGCTTTCCGGCTGCTGGGCGAGAGAGCGGCATATCATAAGCCGGCCTCTGACAGAGGGGCTTCAGGCGGTTGACAGTCTGCGTGGCAATTCATCCCACGAACAGAATCCCTTTGTTGTGCTAAAGCGCAGGCATGCAGATGAGGGACAGGGAGAGGTGCTGGGCGTCTCACTGGTATACAGTGGAAATTTTCTGATACAGGCGCAGGTGGACACCTATGATACGACACGGTTGCTGGCCGGCATCAATCCGTATGGGTTTGACTGGAAGCTGGAATGCGGCGGTCAGTTTCAGACGCCGGAGGCGGTTCTCGTCTATTCGGACAAGGGTCTGAACGGTATGAGTCAGACTTTTCACAGGCTGTACCAGAGACGGCTGGCGAGAGGATTTTGGCGTGACAGAGAACGGCCTGTCCTGCTCAATAACTGGGAAGCGACTTATTTTGATTTCACACAGGAGCAGTTGATTGATATAGCCACGAAAGCAAAAGAGTGCGGTGTAGAGCTGTTTGTGCTCGATGACGGCTGGTTTGGAAGCCGGACGGGAGAGCGGGCCGGTCTGGGTGACTGGGTGGCCAATCCGCAGAGACTGCCCGGCGGGATCACCGGTCTCGCGGAGCGCATCGAAGCGCTGGGGATGAAATTCGGTCTCTGGTTTGAACCGGAGATGACAAATAAAGATTCGGATCTGTACCGGGCGCATCCGGACTGGATTCTGGCTACGCCCGACAGGAACCAGTCGCATGGAAGACATCAGTTTGTACTGGATTTTTCCAGAAAAGAGGTCGTAGATCATATCCATGCGATGATGGCAAAAATATTGCGGGAGGCCAAAGTTTCCTATGTGAAGTGGGATATGAACAGAAGCATCACGGAGTGCTACTGCGCGGCCCTGCCCGCAGACCGGCAGGGAGAAGTATTCCACAGATATATACTCGGCGTATACGATCTGTATGAGCGGCTGCGGGAAGAATTTCCGCAGGTACTCTTTGAGTCGTGCGCGAGCGGCGGCGGCCGTTTTGATCCGGGGATGCTTTATTACGCACCCCAGTGCTGGACAAGTGATGATTCCGATGCAGTGGAACGTCTGAAGATTCAGTACGGGACTTCACTCTGCTATCCGCTGAGCAGTATGGGCAGTCATGTTTCGGCGTCGCCGAATCATCAGCTTCTGCGCATGACTCCGCTGCATACGAGAGCGAATGTAGCATATTTTGGCACATTTGGGTACGAGCTCGATCTGAACAAATTGTCAGAACAGGAGATCTCGCAGGTAAAAGAGCAGATCTGCTTTATGAAGAAATACCGCCGCGTACTGCAGTTTGGTACATTTTACCGGCTGCAGAGCCCCTTTGAGAGTAATGAGACGATATGGATGGCGGTGAGTGAAGACCGGAGTCTGGCGATTGTCGGCTGGTATCGTGTCTTAAATGGCATCTGCGGCGCTTATACGCGGGTCCGTCTGCAGGGGCTTGATCCGGACAGTCTGTATCACAGTCAGCGGGATGATTCTTTCTGCTTTGGGGATGAGCTGATGAACATCGGCCTGCTCACATCGGACGGGGCTTCCGGGAAAACCGGAGAAGGAGTGGAGCCTGGTATGGATTTTGACTCAAGGATTTATGTACTGGAGGCGGTGGCACAGAGCGGGAAATAA